A stretch of the Alnus glutinosa chromosome 6, dhAlnGlut1.1, whole genome shotgun sequence genome encodes the following:
- the LOC133871497 gene encoding uncharacterized protein LOC133871497 — MLFTSFTSIPAGLFDGTFHVPNLNGNNFTEWKENLLFTLGCLELDLALWTDEPPALTATSTTLEIAKHEKWERSNRLSLMFMQSHIAKGIRGSISECSKAKDFLKAVEEQFVSSTKAMASTLMKRLSSQAFDSSKNVREHIMEMRDIAAQLKSLEVEISESFLVI; from the exons ATGCTATTTACCTCATTTACAT CTATACCTGCTGGATTATTTGATGGCACTTTTCATGTTCCAAATCTTAATGGTAATAATTTTACTGAATGGAAAGAGAACTTGCTCTTTACATTAGGGTGTTTGGAATTAGACCTGGCACTCTGGACGGATGAACCACCTGCTTTAACGGCTACCAGTACTACATTAGAGATAGCTAAACATGAAAAGTGGGAGCGATCTAATCGCCTCAGCTTAATGTTTATGCAATCTCATATTGCCAAAGGCATTAGGGGTTCCATCTCTGAATGTTCTAAGGCTaaggattttttgaaagccGTTGAAGAACAGTTTGTGAGTTCAACTAAAGCCATGGCCAGCACTCTAATGAAGAGACTATCAAGTCAAGCCTTCGATAGTTCCAAAAATGTGCGTGAGCACATCATGGAAATGAGGGATATAGCAGCTCAATTAAAATCCCTTGAGGTTGAGATTTCCGAATCCTTCTTGGTCATTTGA
- the LOC133871208 gene encoding uncharacterized protein LOC133871208: MCLVFVCDEEERVVSRQAAPGACPYCGGTVQAMDVQSQWRFCFVPLYFRNKRKHHCTICAKRLVVK, encoded by the coding sequence atgTGTCTGGTTTTCGTTTGCGACGAGGAGGAGAGGGTTGTGTCGAGGCAGGCAGCGCCAGGGGCGTGTCCGTACTGCGGAGGGACGGTGCAAGCCATGGACGTACAGAGCCAGTGGAGGTTCTGTTTCGTGCCTCTCTACTTCCGTAACAAGCGCAAGCACCACTGCACCATCTGCGCCAAACGTTTGGTCGTTAAGTGA